In the Solibacillus sp. FSL K6-1523 genome, one interval contains:
- a CDS encoding translation factor GTPase family protein encodes MYKTIGVLAHVDAGKTTFCEQLLYHTAAIKKRGRVDHQDTYLDNHTIERQRGITIFAEQGRFEFNNTMYTLIDTPGHVDFAPEMERAVQVMDAAILIVSAVDGIEGHTETVWQLLKKHQIPTFIFINKTDREGANLHEVMEAITRDLTQNALLFNHKIDTTVKEWVAERDEALMELYFANQLEDTECIQALRKLIEKQQAVICMAGSALKDEGVIEFFQWLDQFTFSNYDSTSDFQGKVFKIRHDGQQRLTFLKALSGTMKVRDEFTFGEVVEKITEIRLYNGSHFVTVQQVNAGDIFAVKGLSTPEIGDVIGSEQQSITFEMIPTLQAKVLYNGSLHMKEVTRIFRELEAEEPSLHVVWSEQFQEISVHVMGVIQLEVLTEVVKERFDINVLFGRPQILYKETICEKTVGYGHFEPLKHYAEVHLQLTPNPRGQGITFMNVCHADHLSVGHQRVIEQHLFEQEHHGLLTGFPVTDIEVTLLTGRAHNQYTAGGDFREATWRALRQGLEQVENRLLEPYYRFKMKATNDHIGRMMSDIQKANGTFEAPILTEQTVIITGRAPVATFMDYSTHFAAYTNGKGALSMQFDGYDFCHNEEQVIEQIGYNKNADHIYTSSSVFLAKGKGYSVPWQEAKQAMHCDVE; translated from the coding sequence TTGTATAAAACGATTGGAGTTTTAGCACATGTTGATGCTGGGAAAACAACTTTTTGTGAGCAATTGCTTTATCATACAGCTGCGATAAAAAAGCGCGGTCGAGTGGACCATCAAGACACTTATTTAGACAATCATACGATTGAGCGGCAGCGAGGCATTACTATTTTTGCTGAACAAGGTAGATTTGAATTTAATAACACCATGTATACACTAATTGATACACCGGGTCACGTCGATTTTGCACCGGAAATGGAGCGTGCTGTTCAAGTAATGGATGCAGCCATTTTAATTGTGAGTGCAGTCGATGGCATTGAGGGACATACGGAAACCGTGTGGCAACTATTAAAAAAGCATCAGATTCCTACATTTATCTTTATTAATAAAACAGATCGTGAAGGTGCGAATTTACATGAAGTGATGGAAGCGATAACACGTGATTTGACTCAAAATGCACTGCTATTCAATCATAAAATTGATACAACTGTAAAAGAATGGGTGGCTGAAAGAGATGAAGCACTAATGGAGCTTTACTTTGCGAATCAATTAGAAGATACAGAGTGTATACAAGCGCTGAGAAAGCTCATTGAAAAGCAACAAGCGGTAATTTGCATGGCCGGTTCCGCATTAAAAGACGAAGGGGTTATTGAATTTTTCCAATGGCTAGATCAATTTACCTTTAGCAATTATGATTCGACATCAGATTTTCAAGGGAAAGTATTTAAAATCCGACATGACGGGCAGCAACGTCTTACATTTTTAAAGGCTCTGTCAGGAACAATGAAGGTGCGCGATGAATTCACATTTGGAGAAGTGGTCGAAAAGATTACAGAAATCCGACTCTATAATGGAAGTCATTTTGTGACCGTTCAACAAGTAAATGCAGGCGATATTTTTGCAGTGAAAGGCTTATCCACACCGGAGATTGGTGATGTCATTGGCAGTGAACAACAATCAATTACGTTTGAGATGATCCCAACACTTCAAGCAAAAGTACTTTATAATGGATCATTACATATGAAAGAAGTAACTCGAATCTTTCGTGAGCTTGAAGCCGAGGAGCCAAGCTTACATGTAGTTTGGAGCGAACAATTTCAAGAAATATCTGTTCATGTAATGGGTGTAATTCAATTAGAAGTATTAACAGAAGTGGTAAAGGAACGTTTTGATATTAATGTTTTATTTGGAAGGCCGCAAATCCTTTATAAAGAAACGATTTGCGAAAAAACAGTAGGCTATGGTCATTTTGAACCTTTAAAACATTATGCTGAGGTGCATTTACAACTTACGCCAAATCCCCGTGGACAAGGAATCACGTTTATGAATGTTTGTCATGCCGATCATTTATCGGTAGGACATCAACGGGTAATCGAGCAGCATTTATTTGAGCAGGAACATCACGGACTGTTAACTGGTTTTCCGGTAACGGATATCGAAGTGACGCTATTAACGGGGCGAGCTCATAATCAGTATACAGCTGGAGGGGATTTCCGCGAAGCAACATGGCGCGCATTACGGCAAGGGCTTGAACAAGTAGAAAATCGATTGCTTGAGCCATATTACCGTTTTAAAATGAAGGCAACGAATGATCATATTGGCCGTATGATGAGTGATATTCAAAAAGCGAATGGCACATTTGAAGCACCGATTTTAACCGAACAAACGGTCATCATTACCGGACGTGCACCAGTTGCAACCTTTATGGATTATAGCACTCATTTTGCCGCTTATACGAACGGTAAAGGTGCACTTTCTATGCAGTTTGACGGCTATGATTTTTGCCATAATGAAGAACAAGTAATCGAACAAATCGGTTATAACAAAAACGCGGATCACATTTATACATCCTCTAGTGTTTTTTTAGCAAAAGGGAAAGGCTATAGTGTCCCTTGGCAAGAAGCTAAACAAGCCATGCATTGTGATGTGGAGTAA